A window from Drosophila subobscura isolate 14011-0131.10 chromosome O, UCBerk_Dsub_1.0, whole genome shotgun sequence encodes these proteins:
- the LOC117896512 gene encoding phospholipid-transporting ATPase ID isoform X11: MGTKTQPQQAKENERRIRANDKEFNLQYKYHNNYIKTSKYSVFTFLPFNLLEQFQRLANFYFLCLLVLQLIPAISSLTPVTTAIPLIGVLTLTAVKDAYDDIQRHLSDSQVNNRKSKTLRNGKLVDAKWSEVQVGDVIRLDNNQFVAADILLLTTSEPNGLCFIETAELDGETNLKAKQCLTETIELGDHHDALWNFNGEILCERPNNLLNKFDGTLIWRNQRFALDNEKILLRGCVLRNTQWCYGVVVFAGVDTKLMQNSGKTQFKSTGVDRLLNFIIIGIVLFLVSICALFAVGCAIWEGFIGQHFQVYLPWEHIIPKDYIPTGATVIGLLVFFSYAIVLNTVVPISLYVSVEVIRFIQSFLINWDEEMYYARTNTYAKARTTTLNEELGQIQYIFSDKTGTLTQNIMTFNKCSINGRTYGDVIDLRTGEPIEVTEQQTIFHNSPRNPEEVPTGTATATAASTKQPPLILVHKAEIHAKKSSVMVTAEGETQLANSPSSDRAEMEHSAPLPPPLDSQRNRGRKQVRYSAPSRSQEEDPGGTIPGGLSTPRGLSPSGYDSQRSSSRNSAGGLGVCFKRSGPGLMQRQLSSTSSSDKALQCVDFSANPHHESDFRWYDRTLLDAVRSDEEHSHVFFRLLALCHTVMAETVEGKLEYQAQSPDEAALVAAARNFGFVFRSRTPNSITIEVMGRLEEYELLNILDFNNVRKRMSVILRRGDSVVLYCKGADNVIYDRLHSGQEDLKARTQDHLNKFAGEGLRTLVLAERRLTEQYYKDWRTRQQEAALAMDSREEKLNEIYEEIESDMQLVGVTAIEDKLQDGVPKAIANLQSAGIKIWVLTGDKQETAINIGYSCQLLTDELADVFIVDGNSVEEVEKQLRQFKESIKIYNRFRPGGTEALYNSDSNMDPLSVTMTQTSVFMHESSAPPTPPPPPAISVVTFSAECNDLFGDEKRSLDGGAASIVIDETTGFALVVNGHSLVHCLSPELEIKFLDIASQCKAVICCRVTPLQKALVVELIKRAKNAVTLAIGDGANDVSMIKAAHIGVGISGQEGLQAVLSSDYSIAQFRYLERLLLVHGRWSYYRMCKFLRYFFYKNFAFTLCHCWYSLFCGFSAQTVFDPMFISVYNLFYTSLPVLSLGIFEQDVSDKNSLEYPRLYTPGLKSELFNIREFIYSVLHGAFTSLVLFLIPYGVYKDGVSQHGYILSDHMTLGAVVATILIVDNTAQISLYTSYWTVVNHITIWGSLVWYFVLDYFYNYVIGGPYVGSLTQAIKDLTFWMTMLITVMVLVAPVLAYKYYLLDVHPSLSDKIRQKSLKKFHSRASSDVRRTPSSRRGRRSVRSGYAFAHQEGFGRLITSGKIMHKKPQDFAFPLGLGTKKTQALHNNLASADQTKTNSSGNHMGNNNNTNQRHNQNQNHSSMADISVEGRVHGADAGGSGGTEDMSPRAPCQDLDTINL; encoded by the exons AGAACGAACGCAGAATCCGCGCCAATGACAAAGAGTTTAATCTTCAGTACAAATATCAT AACAACTACATCAAGACCTCCAAGTATTCGGTGTTCACCTTCCTGCCGTTCAATCTGTTGGAGCAGTTCCAGCGTTTGGCCAACTTTTATTTCCTCTGCCTGCTAGTTCTGCAATTGATTCCCGCAATATCCTCACTCACCCCCGTCACCACTGCGATACCTCTGATTGGAGTACTCACGCTGACCGCTGTCAAAGATGCCTATGATGATATT CAAAGACATCTGTCCGACTCACAGGTGAACAATCGAAAGTCCAAAACCCTGAGGAATGGCAAACTGGTGGATGCCAAGTGGTCGGAGGTTCAGGTGGGTGATGTCATCCGGCTGGACAACAATCAATTTGTGGCCGCCGATATCCTGCTGCTGACCACATCGGAGCCCAATGGCTTATGCTTCATTGAGACTGCGGAGCTGGATGGTGAGACCAATCTAAAGGCCAAACAATGTCTGACGGAGACCATTGAGCTGGGGGATCACCATGATGCGCTGTGGAACTTCAATGGCGAGATCCTCTGCGAGAGACCCAACAATCTCCTGAACAAGTTTGACGGCACTTTGATCTGGCGTAATCAGCGATTCGCGCTGGACAATGAGAAGATTCTGCTGAGGGGCTGTGTGTTACGAAACACCCAATGGTGCTATGGCGTTGTGGTCTTTGCAGGAGTGGACACCAAACTGATGCAGAACTCTGGAAAGACACAGTTTAAGAGTACAGGCGTGGATCGTCTGCTTAACTTTATCATCATTGGG ATTGTTCTCTTTCTGGTGTCCATCTGTGCCTTATTTGCCGTTGGCTGTGCCATCTGGGAGGGATTCATAGGACAGCATTTCCAGGTGTATCTGCCCTGGGAGCATATCATACCCAAGGACTATATACCCACTGGGGCCACAGTCATTGGATTGCTTGTTTTCTTCTCGTATGCCATAGTCTTAAACACTGTTGTGCCAATCTCTCTCTACGTTTCAGTAGAG GTAATACGCTTTATACAGTCGTTTCTCATCAATTGGGATGAGGAAATGTATTATGCACGCACCAATACTTATGCCAAAGCCCGCACCACCACGCTCAACGAGGAGTTGGGCCAGATACAGTACATATTCTCGGACAAGACGGGCACTCTCACTCAGAACATCATGACGTTCAACAAGTGCAGCATCAATGGGCGCACCTATGGCGACGTGATTGACTTGCGAACAGGAGAACCCATCGAAGTCACTGAG cagcaaacaattttccacaatAGCCCCAGAAATCCCGAAGAGGTTCccacaggaacagcaacagcaacagcagcatcaacaaaGCAGCCACCCCTCATCCTTGTGCACAAAGCGGAGATCCATGCGAAGAAGAGCTCTGTTATGGTCACCGCCGAGGGTGAGACACAATTGGCCAACAGTCCATCATCTGACAGAGCGGAAATGGAGCATTCGGCTCCGCTGCCGCCTCCGCTGGACTCCCAGAGGAATCGGGGACGCAAACAAGTGCGCTATTCGGCGCCCAGCAGAAGCCAAGAGGAGGACCCTGGGGGGACAATCCCTGGCGGATTGTCGACCCCTAGAGGATTGTCTCCCTCTGGTTATGACAGTCAAAGAAGCAGCAGTAGGAACAGCGCAGGAGGATTGGGTGTCTGCTTTAAGCGGAGCGGACCGGGGCTTATGCAACGTCAACTGtccagcacaagcagcagcgacaaa GCCTTGCAATGCGTCGACTTCTCAGCCAATCCTCACCACGAGAGCGACTTTCGCTGGTACGATCGAACGCTGCTGGATGCAGTGCGCTCGGATGAGGAGCATTCCCATGTATTCTTTCGTCTGTTGGCCCTCTGCCATACAGTCATGGCGGAGACTGTGGAGGGAAAGCTGGAGTACCAGGCCCAGAGTCCCGATGAGGCGGCTCTAGTGGCGGCTGCTCGcaattttggttttgtattTCGCTCACGAACACCAAACAGTATTACCATCGAAGTGATGGGTCGATTGGAG GAATACGAGCTCCTCAACATTCTCGATTTTAACAATGTGCGCAAGCGCATGTCTGTGATCCTACGACGAGGCGACTCCGTGGTGCTGTACTGCAAAGGAGCGGACAATGTGATATACGATCGTTTACACAGCGGCCAAGAGGATCTAAAAGCCCGCACACAAGATCACCTCAAT AAATTTGCTGGCGAGGGTCTGCGCACACTGGTCCTGGCCGAGCGGCGACTCACCGAACAGTACTACAAAGACTGGCGGACGCGACAGCAGGAGGCCGCCTTGGCCATGGATTCGCGGGAAGAAAAGCTGAATGAGATATATGAAGAGATCGAGAGCGATATGCAGCTTGTGGGAGTGACGGCCATTGAGGACAAACTGCAGGACGGTGTGCCCAAGGCCATTGCAAATCTACAAAGTGCAGGGATAAAGATATGGGTTCTAACAGGAGACAAGCAGG AAACGGCCATCAATATTGGATACTCCTGCCAGCTGCTGACGGACGAGCTGGCAGATGTCTTCATCGTCGATGGCAATTCTGTGGAAGAGGTGGAGAAGCAATTGAGACAGTTTAAAGAATCCATCAAGATATACAATCGATTTCGACCAGGAG GAACCGAAGCTCTTTACAATAGCGACAGCAACATGGATCCTCTGAGCGTGACCATGACACAGACCTCGGTCTTTATGCACGAGTCGAGCGCACCGCCcacgccgccgccaccgcccgcCATATCGGTGGTTACCTTTAG CGCCGAGTGCAACGATTTGTTTGGGGATGAGAAGAGGAGCTTAGATGGTGGTGCTGCCTCCATAGTGATAGATGAGACCactggctttgctttggtcGTTAATGGCCACTCACTTGTTCATTGTCTGTCGCCGGAATTGGAGATCAA ATTCCTGGACATTGCCTCACAGTGCAAGGCAGTCATCTGTTGTCGGGTTACTCCACTGCAGAAGGCCCTGGTCGTGGAACTTATTAAGCGTGCCAAAAATGCCGTCACCCTGGCCATAGGCGATGGTGCCAACGATGTATCGATGATCAAGG CTGCTCATATAGGTGTGGGCATATCGGGTCAAGAGGGCCTACAGGCTGTTCTCTCCAGCGATTATTCCATTGCCCAGTTCCGGTATCTGGAGAGGCTGTTGCTGGTCCATGGTCGTTGGTCTTACTACCGGATGTGCAAGTTTCTTCGCTACTTTTTCTACAAGAACTTTGCATTTACTCTGTGCCATTGCTGGTATTCGCTGTTCTGCGGCTTCAGTGCTCAG ACCGTTTTCGATCCCATGTTCATATCGGTGTATAACCTGTTCTACACTTCGCTGCCTGTTTTATCTTTGGGCATCTTCGAGCAGGATGTCTCGGACAAAAACAGCCTGGAATATCCGCGTCTCTATACTCCGGGTCTTAAGAGTGAACTCTTTAACATACGTGAATTTATATACAGCGTGCTACATGGTGCCTTTACCTCTCTTGTCCTGTTTCTGATACCCTATGGCGTCTATAAGGATGGTGTCTCTCAACATGGTTACATATTGAGCGATCACATGACCCTTGGTGCCGTTGTGGCCACCATACTCATCGTGGATAATACAGCACAG ATCTCTCTGTACACTTCTTATTGGACCGTTGTGAATCACATAACGATTTGGGGCAGCTTGGTCTGGTATTTTGTGCTAGATTATTTCTATAATTATGTAATTGGAGGTCCCTATGTCGGATCGTTGACACAGGCCATCAAGGATCTTACCTTCTGGATGACCATGTTGATAACGGTGATGGTGCTGGTGGCTCCTGTGTTGGCGTACAAGTATTATCTTCTGGATGTGCATCCGAGCTTGTCGGATAAG ATCCGCCAAAAGTCTTTGAAGAAGTTCCATTCGAGAGCCTCCAGCGATGTTCGACGGACTCCATCCTCACGTCGTGGACGTCGCTCTGTGCGTTCAGGCTATGCCTTTGCTCATCAG GAGGGCTTTGGACGTCTCATCACTTCGGGCAAGATCATGCACAAGAAGCCGCAAGACTTTGCCTTTCCTCTTGGCTTAGGCACAAAGAAGACTCAGGCCCTGCACAACAATCTCGCCTCTGCAGATCAGACCAAGACCAATTCCTCGGGTAACCACatgggcaacaacaacaataccaATCAGAGGCACAATCAGAACCAGAATCACTCATCCATGGCGGATATAAGTGTCGAAGGACGTGTCCATGGGGCAGATGCAGGAGGCAGTGGTGGCACCGAGGATATGAGCCCTCGGGCCCCCTGCCAAGATCTAGACACAATTAATCTTTAA